The segment cctatgagaaaaaattcacatgacagaatcttaaaaagggaacctaaggaacaacacctaaatactgtacctaaatcTTGCTCACAtggataaatatgtaaaataaaacttttttactttaattaGCCACAAATCCATGTACGCTTTGCCAATTTACAACTCAATATCATCtactctcattcttcttcaaattaCACTAATTTAGCAAATTCAGTCTCAATGGTACGTCctcttatttcttcttcttctatttccaGATTTGGATTCTAAACAATTCAACATAATCTACACAATTCAAATGGCTTTTCAAGTTCTATCTTCTGCATCTCTAATCTAAATTGCAagttgttctttcttttcttcatcattGACTATTGTTTGAGTTCTTACCTTCCATGGCTACcaatgatttaaaatttgaggTGTACTTACCTGTGGGTGAATGTGATTTTTATAGGAATTCAATGGTATTTGACTATTGCTTATTACCTATGATTGATTTCAATATCACATGcctcaaaatcttttttttttcccttatattttccttcttcttttttgttcctttgtaccaatgtgtatttgtttttctttttctttttctttttttttccttaacttttcctctttttttttttttttgtgtggatattttcaaacttttcggttttaagttttaactcacataaactattttttttttgaagttgtcTATACGTATAATAAAGCCCAAAAGGAATCAATTTGGCATAAAACTCTATTTGAGTATTTGTTGTATACCTTTGTCATTTGTATCTATGTGTatcagttttttgttttttgttttttttccttttgtgtgtggatattttcaaacttttcaatcaaacacaaactcttttTAAAGATTTGAATTTGAGAAGTTTATCAATAACGAATTGATGTTTATCACTTtgttttaaattcaattatttttgtttgcttgcaaaaaaaaaaaaaaaaatcaattattttttgtttgagatttaaaaaaaaaaagaaatcgtgattttgagaggagatttttttttctttcttttctttaaagtaaCCCAACatacttcccaaaaaaaaaaaaaaaaaaaaaaaaaaaaaagaagaagaagaagaagaagaaggagtaaCCGAACAATTAAGAgtatttgagtttaaaaaaacaaaaaacaaaaaacaaaaaaaaaaaaaaaatagaaaagaaaggaaggaccAAGAAGTAACCGAAATCAAATCATCCTCaagttttatttgtatttgaattcctatataaaaataaaaagggaaaacttttgaaaatacGTTAGtgagagtttgtgtttgaattgctattaaaaaaaaagcacaaagtttaagtataaaattagttataagCTAAGGCTACAActatactcaataaaataaacactagCCTCTttgaggctcttctattttttttgaaaagttaataatttgtatttattatcatttaaaattactacattttttaattacaaaaaaatctGAGAATATGATGAGTATTATGAATTTGCAAGtgatataatttttcatcacacccataaattttatttgtaattaaaaaatatagtaattcaaaattataatgaacgtaaattattaacttttttcttaaaaaaaaaagtaagaagagGCATGCAATTAGAGACAAATATAATTAAATCTTAAAAGGAGAAACAACACATAAGATACATAAGATACTGTACGGAACTCTGGTCCTAGTTGTTAAACCACTCATGctacttgttaaaaaaattcatataattttattaaaccATATACAAACAGTCCTATTTTCAGCTCCACCGGACCACTCTCCAGCCAAGCCATGAAAAACCTCCATTACTCTCTACTctcactcttcctcttccttttcctccttttctcaatccaaatccaaacccaaacccaagaacaagaacaacaacagCAAGACACACCCATCACTCGCTTCCAACGCTACCTTCAAATCAACACAGCCCACCCAAACCCAGACTACTCCTCCGCCATTTCCTTCCTCAAAACCCAAGCTGAAGCTCCCGACCTCAACCTCCAAGTCCAAACTCTTCACTTCAGTCCAAACAAGGACAAACCCATCCTCCTCCTCACATGGCTTGGCTCCAACCCTTCTCTCCCTTCTCTCCTCTTCAACTCCCACCTCGACTCCGTCCCCGCCGAGCCTTCCAAATGGTCCCACCCTCCTTTCTCCGCCGTCCGATCTTCTGACGGTCACATCTACGCCCGTGGGGCCCAAGACGACAAGTGCATCGCTATCCAATACCTCGAGGCCATTCGTAACCTCAAAGCCAAACCCTTCTCTCCAATCCGCACCATACACGTGTCCTATGTTCCTGAGGAGGAGATTGGTGGGTCTGATGGAGCTGCCAAGTTCGTTGAGTCCAAGGAGTTCGAGGATTTGAATGTTGGGTTTGTTTTGGACGAGGGGCAGGCTTCTCCTGGTGATGAGTTTAGGGTTTTCTACGCGGATAGGACGCCGTGGAATGTGATAATTAAGTCTAAAGGGGCTCCTGGGCATGGTTCCAGATTGTACGATAATAGTGCGATGGAGAATTTGATGAAGAGTATTGAGGTTGTGTCGAGGTTTAGAGAGAGTCAGTTCGATGTGGTTAAGGCTGGAAAAGCCGCCTTTTCGGAAGTTATTTCTGTTAATCCTGTTTATGTCAATGCTGGAATTCCTTCCCCAACTGTAAGTGTAAAAGGAAGTTGTCTTTAGCATCATTGGTGTGTACTAGTTATATTTGTACGGTGCGTGAATGATGGGGATTGAGGATGTcttgtgtatttttgttttgtgcagGGATTTGTGATGAACATGCAACCTTCGGAGGCCGAAGCCGGGTTCAATGTTCGATTGCCTCCTACAGCGGACCCGGACTTTTTGAGGAGAAGAATT is part of the Quercus robur chromosome 9, dhQueRobu3.1, whole genome shotgun sequence genome and harbors:
- the LOC126698251 gene encoding uncharacterized protein LOC126698251; this translates as MKNLHYSLLSLFLFLFLLFSIQIQTQTQEQEQQQQDTPITRFQRYLQINTAHPNPDYSSAISFLKTQAEAPDLNLQVQTLHFSPNKDKPILLLTWLGSNPSLPSLLFNSHLDSVPAEPSKWSHPPFSAVRSSDGHIYARGAQDDKCIAIQYLEAIRNLKAKPFSPIRTIHVSYVPEEEIGGSDGAAKFVESKEFEDLNVGFVLDEGQASPGDEFRVFYADRTPWNVIIKSKGAPGHGSRLYDNSAMENLMKSIEVVSRFRESQFDVVKAGKAAFSEVISVNPVYVNAGIPSPTGFVMNMQPSEAEAGFNVRLPPTADPDFLRRRIAEEWAPETRNMTYQIKENGPIRDRKGRPLLTPTNNSNPWWSVFQQAITAVGGKLAKPEILASTTDARFMRQLGIPTLGFSPMANTPILLHEHDEFLKDTVYLKGIEVYESIISSLSSFEDNDHVD